A window of the Synchiropus splendidus isolate RoL2022-P1 chromosome 6, RoL_Sspl_1.0, whole genome shotgun sequence genome harbors these coding sequences:
- the LOC128760857 gene encoding homeodomain-interacting protein kinase 1-like isoform X1 — MTSQLQVFSPPSISSSAFCRVKKLKVESNVWDVSTSEAYSSIAGQSAYTFTPAMAVPPFAPSLVFPPTAPGSRGQVVVRAADSTGSLPRGSSRRVTEQATSSSYVNGEGSSDTRAHRHGHKRKIEETNEGSGSGCGSVQILEELSAPAATYSTRTGGGGGGGTGQSIPHSAPTTKSSSSNGEGDYQLVQHEILCSVSCSYEVLEFLGRGTFGQVAKCWKRGTNEIVAIKILKNHPSYARQGQIEVGILNRLSAENADEYNFVRSYECFQHKGHTCLVFEMLEQNLYDFLKHSKFSPLPLRHIRPILQQVATALMKLKSLGLIHADLKPENIMLVDPLRQPYRVKVIDFGSASHVSKAVCSTYLQSRYYRAPEIILGLPFCEAIDMWSLGCVIAELFLGWPLYPGASEYDQIRYISQTQGLPAEYLLSAGTKTIRFFNRGPDSSYPLWRLRTPAEHEMEMGIKSKEARKYIFNCLDDMMQVNLSSHLEGTDMLAEKADRREFIDLLKRMLRLDADKRITPTKTLGHPFVTMSHLMDYPHSSHVKSCFQNMEICKRRTSYDSSKSLYSTNAVPSAAAGNLTVTFSSQLNQHNQVPSAGGAVPLLNYQPALYQQATINIPGLTQQSVPIPTRPAGLCSQTEPFQQTLIVCPPSTIQGLQPSSKSSSFPVRMENSVPIVPQNQSAQSLQIQPSMLTQGSCTPLMVATLHPPTAGLAPQYSLPLGLGTGVGRPTLLEHTATVLQAWPSGTQQILIPSSWQQVPGVAIHSSSLQSNAAESPLDSHHGDAGAQQGHSWRSSTQARNPPERKKVKARRGENRNRGLSAATLLSSATVTPNFSATLSQPIIISDTPSPAVSIITIHSDTDTEDERKFHPASVGVGQRTNVISCVTVHDSDSSTASPLTPLPRTLNAASSMSSRQAKTLAVVAPSVKTQGSDRGAVSRSRLETVNYMKLKRSSAQQACSSGDSLDRHGLVLSQSHPLNLSQPMVSSSQERSAASHGDSALRRQQTFPPTVSASHYTFPEVAPLAPVSAAGGGLYTYPASTALSTASQAMEQLLARGHGSHGPSPAAYAATYTSTSSRRDSASRKDSVSSLLHGLPAAYQHQFAAASPYVSVTPRAEPYSAYQLSPRRLTQYPYL, encoded by the exons ATGACGTCTCAGCTGCAGGTCTTCtcgcctccctccatctcttctaGTGCCTTTTGCAGAGTGAAGAAGCTGAAGGTCGAAAGCAATGTATGGGATGTGTCCACTTCTGAAGCTTACAGCTCCATAGCTGGCCAGTCTGCGTACACCTTCACCCCAGCCATGGCTGTGCCACCCTTTGCACCTTCCCTGGTCTTCCCCCCAACTGCACCTGGATCTCGGGGACAAGTTGTGGTTCGGGCAGCTGATAGCACCGGCAGTCTTCCCCGAGGTTCCAGTCGGCGAGTAACTGAACAGGCGACATCGTCCTCCTATGTCAATGGCGAAGGGTCGTCTGACACTCGGGCTCACAGGCATGGACACAAGAGGAAGATTGAGGAGACCAATGAAGGCAGTGGTAGTGGATGTGGCAGTGTGCAAATTCTGGAAGAGCTCTCTGCTCCAGCAGCCACATACTCCACACGTacgggaggaggaggtggagggggcaCCGGCCAGTCGATTCCACACTCGGCTCCAACCACCAAGAGCAGCAGCTCGAATGGTGAAGGGGATTATCAGCTTGTGCAGCATGAGATCCTCTGCTCCGTTTCCTGCAGCTATGAAGTGCTGGAGTTTTTAGGAAGGGGCACCTTTGGACAAGTGGCCAAGTGTTGGAAGAGGGGAACCAACGAGATTGTGGCTATTAAAATTCTGAAAAACCATCCTTCCTATGCTCGTCAGGGCCAGATCGAG GTGGGCATCCTGAACCGACTGAGTGCAGAGAATGCAGATGAGTACAACTTTGTGCGTTCGTATGAGTGCTTCCAACACAAAGGTCACACCTGCCTAGTGTTTGAAATGCTGGAGCAGAATCTGTACGACTTCCTCAAACACAGCAAGTTCAGCCCGCTTCCTCTGCGGCACATCAGACCCATCCTGCAGCAG gtggcaaCAGCACTGATGAAGCTTAAGAGTCTAGGCCTGATTCATGCAGAcctgaagcctgagaacatcaTGCTTGTGGACCCTCTCAGACAGCCCTACAGAGTCAAGGTCATTGACTTTGGCTCAGCTAGCCACGTTTCCAAGGCTGTCTGCTCCACATACCTGCAGTCCCGCTACTACAG gGCACCAGAGATTATTTTAGGCCTTCCCTTCTGTGAAGCCATCGACATGTGGTCTTTAGGCTGTGTGATCGCTGAGCTGTTTCTGGGCTGGCCTCTTTATCCAGGAGCTTCTGAGTACGACCAG ATCCGTTACATTTCTCAAACCCAAGGCCTGCCTGCTGAGTATCTGCTGAGCGCTGGTACAAAGACCATCCGCTTCTTTAACCGAGGACCAGACTCTAGCTACCCGCTCTGGAGACTAAGG ACTCCTGCAGAGCATGAAATGGAGATGGGTATCAAGTCCAAAGAGGCCAGAAAATACATCTTTAACTGCTTGGATGATATGATGCAG GTAAACCTGTCTTCTCATTTGGAGGGGACAGACATGTTGGCTGAGAAGGCTGACAGGCGAGAGTTCATTGACCTCTTGAAGCGGATGTTGCGACTGGATGCTGACAAAAGAATAACTCCTACCAAAACTCTGGGTCACCCTTTCGTGACCATGAGCCACCTCATGGATTACCCCCACAGCTCACA TGTGAAGTCGTGCTTCCAGAACATGGAGATCTGCAAACGCAGGACCTCATATGACAGTAGCAAATCTCTGTACTCCACTAATGCTGTTCCCAGTGCTGCTGCCGGAAACCTCACTGTTACCTTCAGTAGCCAACTCAACCAGCATAACCAG GTGCCTTCTGCAGGAGGAGCGGTGCCTTTGCTTAACTACCAACCAGCTCTGTATCAGCAGGCAACAATCAACATTCCTGGACTGACTCAGCAGAGTGTCCCGATCCCAACACGCCCCGCCGGGCTGTGTAGTCAGACTGAACCTTTCCAGCAAACTCTAATAGTCTGTCCTCCTTCCACAATTCAAG GGCTTCAGCCTTCTAGCAAGAGTTCTAGTTTCCCTGTGAGGATGGAGAACTCCGTGCCCATAGTACCTCAGAACCAGTCTGCTCAGTCACTGCAGATCCAGCCCAGTATGCTTACACAG GGTTCCTGCACGCCCCTGATGGTGGCCACCTTGCACCCTCCCACTGCAGGCTTAGCCCCCCAGTATTCCCTGCCCCTTGGGCTAGGCACTGGTGTGGGTCGGCCCACCCTGCTGGAGCACACAGCCACAGTGCTG CAGGCCTGGCCGTCTGGAACGCAGCAGATCCTCATTCCATCGTCCTGGCAACAGGTTCCAGGTGTGGCCATCCACAGCTCCTCCTTACAGAGTAATGCGGCCGAGTCTCCTCTGGACAGCCACCACGGTGATGCAGGAGCTCAGCAGGGACACAGCTGGAG AAGTAGCACACAGGCCCGGAACCCACCGGAGCGGAAGAAGGTCAAAGCCAGGCGAGGAGAGAACCGGAACAG GGGTTTATCGGCAGCAACGCTGCTCAGCAGCGCCACCGTCACACCAAACTTCAGTGCCACGCTGTCGCAGCCGATCATCATCTCGGACACGCCCAGCCCGGCTGtcagcatcatcaccatccacagTGACACCGACACTGAGGACGAGCGCAAGTTCCATCCTGCCAG CGTCGGAGTGGGTCAGCGCACAAACGTCATCAGCTGCGTGACTGTCCACGACTCGGACTCGTCAACAGCGAGTCCTCTCACGCCTCTGCCCCGAACCCTCAACGCGGCCAGCAGCATGTCGTCACGTCAGGCCAAGACTCTGGCCGTGGTGGCACCTTCAGTCAAAACCCAGGGGTCAGATCGAGGCGCCGTGTCCCGCAGCCGCCTGGAGACAG TCAACTACATGAAGCTGAAGCGGTCGTCGGCCCAGCAGGCCTGCAGTTCTGGCGACAGTCTGGACCGCCATGGACTGGTGCTGAGCCAGTCTCACCCTCTGAACCTCAGTCAG CCCATGGTGTCCTCATCTcaggagcgcagcgcagcgtCCCACGGCGACTCGGCGCTACGTCGCCAGCAGACCTTCCCGCCCACCGTCTCGGCCTCGCACTACACCTTCCCCGAGGTTGCTCCTCTGGCCCCGGTCTCGGCCGCAGGCGGCGGCCTCTACACCTACCCGGCCTCCACTGCACTCTCCACTGCTTCTCAGGccatggagcagctgctggctcGTGGTCACGGCAGCCACGGACCCTCCCCTGCCGCCTATGCAGCAACATACACCTCAACCTCATCCAGGAGGGACTCGGCCAGTCGCAAAGACTCGGTCAGCAGTCTCCTGCACGGGCTCCCTGCTGCTTACCAGCACCAGTTTGCTGCTGCGTCGCCCTACGTGAGCGTGACGCCACGAGCTGAGCCCTACAGCGCCTACCAGCTAAGCCCACGCCGCCTCACCCAGTACCCCTATCTataa